From a single Nicotiana tabacum cultivar K326 chromosome 8, ASM71507v2, whole genome shotgun sequence genomic region:
- the LOC107779818 gene encoding protein translation factor SUI1 homolog, protein MSDLDLQVPNAFDPFAEANADNSGAGTKDYVHIRIQQRNGRKSLTTVQGLKKEFSYNKILKDLKKEFCCNGTVVQDPELGQVIQLQGDQRKNVSTFLVQVGIVKKEHIKIHGF, encoded by the exons ATGTCTGATCTCGACCTCCAAGTTCCTAATGCTTTTG ATCCCTTTGCTGAGGCAAATGCTGATAACTCTGGTGCGGGGACAAAAGATTATGTGCACATCCGTATACAACAAAGGAACGGTAGGAAAAGCCTGACAACTGTGCAGGGTTTGAAGAAAGAATTCAGCTACAATAAAATTCTGAAGGATCTCAAGAAAGAATTTTGCTGCAACGGCACTGTTGTCCAGGATCCAGAATTGGGGCAG GTTATTCAACTTCAGGGTGATCAGCGAAAGAATGTTTCAACATTTCTTGTCCAG GTTGGAATAGTGAAGAAAGAGCACATCAAGATTCATGGTTTCTGA